From one Triticum urartu cultivar G1812 chromosome 3, Tu2.1, whole genome shotgun sequence genomic stretch:
- the LOC125548275 gene encoding putative cyclin-dependent kinase F-2 yields the protein MAFTCKRPAASLDGHASHPGAMCRKRRRVVVGTTYDYDQESRLGAGKFGAVVKARCRATGQLVAIKSLHDPADPHEVLREARFLEACGGHPHIVGFRGVTLDYVTDELCLVMDYVEGKSLKVLLSERGGGLPEATVCTFMWQLLTAAKKMHRCHIVHRDINPANILIGGDEAGGFVKICDFGVAMPMSGAPPYEEEVGMGEYRAPEMLLGKEDYDALVDTWSLGCVMAEMLSGKRIFRAAEFIYLFQRIFEVVGVPDDTTWPGFTSLPHAAPPPLVPGQQSTLRDLFPEETLSAEGFKVLNGLLTCNPDKRLTAATALKLPWFATAAANAHPSAPTAAAKIDRMAVSIKEDVVEFAPLMPPRKRVTAKKTLIRKKAPLIAPLAT from the coding sequence ATGGCGTTCACCTGCAAGCGACCCGCCGCGTCCCTCGACGGCCACGCCAGCCACCCGGGCGCCATGTGCCGGAAGAGGAGGCGCGTCGTCGTCGGGACCACCTATGACTACGACCAGGAGTCGCGCCTCGGCGCAGGCAAGTTCGGCGCCGTCGTCAAGGCGCGGTGCCGCGCCACCGGCCAGCTCGTCGCCATCAAGTCCCTCCACGACCCCGCCGACCCCCACGAGGTGCTGCGGGAGGCCCGCTTCCTCGAGGCGTGCGGCGGCCACCCGCACATCGTCGGCTTCCGCGGCGTCACGCTCGACTACGTGACCGACGAGCTCTGCCTCGTCATGGACTACGTCGAAGGCAAGAGCCTCAAAGTTCTCCTGAGCGAGAGGGGCGGTGGGCTCCCGGAGGCCACGGTGTGCACCTTCATGTGGCAGCTCCTCACGGCCGCCAAGAAGATGCACCGGTGTCACATCGTCCACCGCGACATCAATCCTGCCAACATCCTCATCGGAGGGGACGAAGCCGGAGGATTCGTCAAGATCTGCGATTTCGGCGTCGCCATGCCCATGTCGGGGGCGCCGCCGTACGAGGAGGAGGTTGGCATGGGCGAGTACCGGGCGCCCGAGATGCTCCTAGGGAAAGAGGACTACGACGCGCTCGTCGACACATGGTCTCTTGGGTGCGTCATGGCGGAGATGCTCTCGGGCAAGAGGATTTTCCGGGCTGCCGAATTCATATATCTGTTCCAAAGGATCTTCGAAGTGGTGGGCGTGCCGGACGACACGACGTGGCCGGGGTTCACGTCGCTGCCgcacgccgccccgccgccgctggtgccggGGCAGCAGAGCACGCTGCGAGATCTGTTCCCGGAGGAGACGCTGTCCGCGGAGGGATTCAAGGTCCTCAACGGTCTTCTTACATGCAACCCCGACAAGCGGCTGACGGCGGCCACCGCGCTGAAGCTCCCGTGGTTTGCCACCGCTGCTGCAAACGCCCACCCTTCTGCTCCTACTGCTGCTGCCAAGATCGACAGGATGGCAGTGTCCATAAAGGAGGACGTGGTGGAGTTCGCTCCGTTGATGCCTCCGAGAAAGAGAGTCACGGCCAAGAAGACGTTGATCAGGAAGAAGGCGCCGCTGATTGCTCCACTGGCCACATGA